The genome window CGTCCACCTCCGCCAGCGGTTCCGCCGCGGCCACCGCTACGGACTCCGCGTCCGGGTCCACCTCGCAGGGCAGCGTGGACGCCACCGCGGCGATCACCACCGCCCTCGATCATGTGGTGGACGCCTTCGTCGTGGAGGTGGACGACGAGGACGGTCGCTACTGGGAAGTCACGGTCGCGACCGCCGACGGTCAGGGCATCGAGGTCACGATCGACCAGTCCAGTGGAGACGTGCTCTCCGAGCGCAATGTGACGCTGGATTCCTGGCAGAAGGACGCCCCGTCCGTGACCGCTGAGGATGCCGTCTCCGCAGCTCTTGCCGCCCAGTCCGGCCAGCTGGAGTCCCTGGACCTCGACCGTGAAGGTGGTCAGGTTGTCTGGGAGGTCAAGGTCGTCGACGGGGGAGACGAGTGGGACCTGTGGATCGACCCGTCCACCGGAGAGGTGCTGCGCAGCGAGCGCGACGACTGAGTCCGACCGTTGGACCTACCGTTGCCGG of Corynebacterium terpenotabidum Y-11 contains these proteins:
- a CDS encoding PepSY domain-containing protein translates to MSNNTFRVTRTTAVGLAAVAALGLSLTACSGDNGSTVTPATVTVTQGADATASTSASGSAAATATDSASGSTSQGSVDATAAITTALDHVVDAFVVEVDDEDGRYWEVTVATADGQGIEVTIDQSSGDVLSERNVTLDSWQKDAPSVTAEDAVSAALAAQSGQLESLDLDREGGQVVWEVKVVDGGDEWDLWIDPSTGEVLRSERDD